The following coding sequences are from one Cryptococcus deuterogattii R265 chromosome 1, complete sequence window:
- a CDS encoding histone H1/5 encodes MAPVKKTAAAPRKATTHPTFLSMIQECISQNKGDARKGVSRPTIKKFLADKYKLDMSSPANISNLSNAIKRGALKGQLTLPSGIAGRVKAGTKKPALAHKKSTIGKENVAPKKAVFAKKAASNETRKHAPKKASTASAAVKAVPAKKPAAKKTSPAVKKTSAPKKAHAVKDAVAAPEKAAPKKKAVPKKAAV; translated from the exons ATGGCCCctgtgaagaagactgctgctgcccCGAGGAAAGCTACTACTCACCCAACTTTCCTCTCTATGATCCAA GAGTGTATCTCCCAGAACAAAGGGGATGCTCGAAAAGGTGTCTCTCGACCTACTATCAAAAA GTTCCTCGCCGACAAGTACAAGCTCGACATGAGCTCCCCTGCCAACATCAGTAACTTGTCGAACGCCATCAAGCGTGGTGCTCTAAAGGGTCAGCTTACTCTCCCTAGCGGGATTGCTGGTCGAGTGAAGGCAGGTACCAAG AAGCCTGCTCTTGCTCACAAGAAGTCCACAATTGGCAAGGAGAATGTTGCTCCTAAGAAAGCTGTCTTTGCTAAGAAGGCCGCGAGTAACGAGACCAGAAAGCACGCCCCTAAGAAGGCTTCTACTGCTAGCGCTGCCGTCAAGGCCGTTCCTGCGAAGAAGCCTGCGGCGAAGAAAACCTCTCCCGctgtgaagaagacttcCGCCCCTAAGAAGGCTCATGCAG TTAAGGACGCTGTTGCTGCCCCTGAAAAGGCCGCcccgaagaagaaagctgTTCCCAAGAAGGCTGCCgtttga
- a CDS encoding d-arabinitol 2-dehydrogenase — translation MSFIRSNLFKATASPLRRSAFATTPLRAFTRSALVSNKKDDGYEEHRVEVEPKIAAVDESITFEHPDKWADKHPGHDMQQGDFGRHTKRTLASFSMDGKVCLVTGAARGLGNMMARTFVESGANAIVLVDLKQEDAERAAKELVDWFVENGEAQKGEIEAIGLGCDVSNEASVKQVFDTVKERFGRLDAVVTAAGIVENFVAHEYPTEKIKKLLDINVMGTWYCALEAAKLMPEGGSITLVASMSGSIVNVPQPQTPYNFSKAAVRHMARSLAVEWALKGIRVNALSPGYVLTNLTKVILDANPVLRDEWLHRIPMGRMADPSDLKGAIVYLASDSSKYTTGAEIIIDGGYTCL, via the exons ATGTCCTTCATCCGTTCTAACCTTTTCAAGGCCACTGCCAGTCCCCTCAGGCGATCTGCTTTTGCTACCACCCCGCTTCGAGCCTTCACCAGGTCGGCTCTTGTtagcaacaagaaggacgaTGGTTACGAGGAGCACCGAGTCGAGGTTGAGCCCAAGATCGCTGCTGTCGACGAGAGCATCACGTTTGAACACCCCGAT AAATGGGCAGACAAGCATCCCGGCCACGATATGCAGCAAGGTGATTTTGGTCGACACACTAAGCGAACTCTTGCATCTTTCTCTATGGACGGCAAGGTCTGCCTTGTCACTGGTGCAGCTCGAGGTCTTGGTAACATGATGGCCAGGACTTTCGTTGAGTC CGGCGCGAACGCCATTGTCCTAGTCGATCTCAAGCAGGAAGATGCTGAGCGGGCAGCCAAGGAGCTCGTTGACTGGTTTG TCGAGAACGGTGAAGCCCAGAAGGGTGAAATTGAGGCTATTGGTCTCGGCTGCGACGTTTCTAACGAGGCCTCTGTCAAACAGGTCTTTGACACCGTCAAGGAGAGATTCGGTCGACTTGATGCTGTCGTCACTGCTGCCGGTATTGTCGAAAACTTCGTTGCTCACGAATACCCCACTGAAAAGATCAAGAAACTGTTGGACATCAATGTAATGGGCACTTGGTACTGCGCTCTTGAGGCTGCCAAGCTCATGCCTGAAGGTGGTTCCATTACCCTCGTCGCGTCCATGAGCGGCAGC ATTGTTAACGTCCCGCAACCCCAAACCCCTTATAACTTTTCCA AGGCTGCTGTGCGACACATGGCTCGATCCCTCGCCGTCGAATGGGCTCTCAAGGGTATCCG TGTCAACGCTCTTAGTCCCGGCTACGTCCTCACCAACTTGACCAAGGTCATCCTCGATGCCAACCCAGTTCTCCGTGACGAGTGGCTCCACCGTATCCCCATGGGTCGAATGGCCGATCCTTCTGACCTCAAGGGTGCTATCGTCTACCTTGCTTCTGACAGCTCCAAATACACCACTGGTGCTGAGATCATCATTGACGGTGGTTACACTTGCTTGTAA
- a CDS encoding protein disulfide-isomerase domain gives MKLTWYAIITAVLLPLSASAGMYGQPVLHLNSKTFKSVMANEHAAMVAFVAPWCGHCKNLGPEYTAAALSLSPLIPFYAVDCDDASNRGLCAEYGVQGYPTIKGFPKAGKGAAKEYNGERKRGALVEYAKGLVPERVKKLRVQGDIQSDVQSFLEEKSELPHVLLVHPSSPSIPFLWKVLAHRFSNKLHLGYIRDTTSHNVLSLLGIYDSADTTRDSTRVVAWSPGSQSGELIEYDGILKFNALLEWLQTTFPSAAPSNTKQKPVKAPQSTVKPNDKKQEQISAQAQNDAAARRAKLEEIERRDRARREKAAEAARAQAMVSEPEPEIEKEATPVEDAADAAPAQVVEDIPLSAEEMEPKPMPEEAPEDEAAAGDVEVEKTEVVHEEL, from the exons ATGAAACTTACCTGGTACGCAATAATAACAGCAGTGCTGTTGCCTCTTTCTGCCAGTGCAGGCATGTATGGCCAGCCTgttctccatctcaactCCAAAACATTCAAGTCCGTCATGGCCAATGAACATGCGGCG ATGGTCGCCTTTGTGGCACCATGGTGTGGACACTGTAAAAATCTTGGACCCGAATATACCGCTGCTGCCCTATCACTTTCGCCTCTGATCCCGTTCTATGCTGTTGACTGTGACGATGCGTCCAACCGTGGGCTTTGTGCCGAATATGGCGTTCAAGGATATCCAACTATTAAAGGCTTCCCCAAGGCTGGGAAAGGAGCTGCTAAGGAATACAATGgtgaaaggaagaggggtgcATTAGTGGAATACGCGAAGGGGTTGGTTCCCGAGAGAGTCAAGAAGTTGAGAGTTCAGGGAGACATTCAGTCTGATGTGCAAAGTTTTTTAGAGGAG AAATCTGAGCTCCCGCATGTCCTTCTTGTTCACCCCTCGTCGCCTTCTATTCCTTTCCTATGGAAGGTTCTCGCTCACCGTTTCTCCAACAAG CTTCATCTCGGATACATAAGAGATACTACGTCACATAATGTTCTTTCATTGCTTGGCATCTACGACTCGGCAGACACTACTCGTGATAGTACACGAGTCGTGGCTTGGTCTCCTGGTTCTCAAAGTGGGGAGCTTATAGAATATGATG gtaTACTTAAATTCAACGCCCTTCTCGAGTGGCTCCAAACTACTTTTCCTTCAGCCGCCCCTTCTAACACTAAGCAAAAACCTGTCAAAGCTCCTCAATCAACCGTCAAACCGAACGATAAGAAGCAGGAGCAAATTTCTGCACAAGCTCAAAATGACGCCGCTGCCAGGAGGGCCAAGTTGGAAGAGATAGAAAGGAGGGACAGGGccagaagggagaaggcggcTGAAGCTGCAAGGGCTCAAGCGATGGTCTCCGAGCCGGAACCCGAGATAGAAAAGGAGGCTACTCCTGTGGAGGACGCGGCGGACGCTGCCCCTGCGCAAGTGGTAGAAGACATCCCTTTGTCAGCTGAAGAAATGGAACCAAAACCTATGCCTGAAGAAGCGccggaggatgaagcggCAGCGGGCGAtgtggaggttgagaaaACTGAAGTGGTTCATGAGGAATTATAA
- a CDS encoding 50S small subunit ribosomal protein L5e, translating to MPFVKVQKNDAYFSRYQVKPRRRREGKTDYQARRGLVSQAKNKYASPKYRLVVRITNKQVICQIVYAKLQGDVVFAHATSKELPRYGIKHGLTNWTACYATGLLVARRALTKLGLADKYEGVVEPTGELELTEALGDDEPRPFKCYLDVGLRRTSTGARVFGAMKGASDGGIFIPHNEKRFPGYDPESKELDAEVLQKYIVGGHVAEYMESLEEEDDERFKKQFSSYLADGVGSDDIEEIYTNAYEAIREDPTFKPTEKDVAKWKAESLKYKTFKLNKEQKQERIQAKIAAYQAGKLDAEEDEE from the exons ATGCCCTTCGTCAAGGTCCAGAAGAACGACGCCTAC TTCTCTAGGTACCAGGTTAAGCCccgaaggaggagagagggtAAGACCGACTACCAGGCGAGGAGGGGTCTCGTCTCCCAGGCCAAGAACAAGTACGCTTCCCCCAAG TACAGGCTTGTCGTTCGTATCACCAACAAGCAGGTGATCTGCCAGATCGTCTACGCCAAGCTCCAG GGTGACGTTGTCTTCGCTCATGCTACCTCCAAGGAGCTCCCCCGATACGGCATCAAGCACGGTCTCACCAACTGGACCGCTTGTTACGCTACCGGTCTCCTCGTCGCCCGACGAGCCCTCACCAAGCTCGGCCTTGCTGACAAGTACGAGGGTGTTGTTGAGCCCACTGGTGAGCTCGAGCTCACTGAGGCCCTCGGTGACGACGAGCCCCGTCCTTTCAAGTGCTACCTCGATGTCGGTCTCCGACGCACTTCCACTGGTGCCCGTGTCTTCGGTGCCATGAAGGGTGCCTCTGACGGTggtatcttcatcccccACAACGAGAAGCGATTCCCTGGTTACGACCCCGAGTCCAAGGAGCTCGACGCCGAGGTCCTCCAAAAGTACATCGTCGGTGGTCACGTTGCCGAGTACATGGAGTctcttgaagaggaagacgacgagCG ATTCAAGAAGCAGTTCTCTTCCTACCTTGCTGACGGTGTTGGATCTGACGACATCGAGGAGATCTACACCAACGCCTACGAGGCTATCCGTGAAGACCCCACCTTCAAGCCCACCGAGAAGGACGTCGCCAAATGGAAGGCCGAGTCTCTCAAGTACAAGaccttcaagctcaacaaggAGCAGAAGCAAGAGCGTATCCAGGCCAAGATTGCCGCCTACCAGGCTGGCAAGCTCGATgccgaggaggacgaggagtaA
- a CDS encoding transcription initiation factor TFIID subunit 1, giving the protein MASEDETLSSLGSLGLGRILASAGIDPSSIGSFLGDAGQSSKELTQVELDEDDAKFEDDISDDELPEEGEEERRQREIDQEARKREQERWMRKGLEMMKKSMEQQQTKDKKGKQKADDGKTQEQRDLEEARKIWPDFDKGKRLRMSEIFYETPADVRAFEAKRKKRRTEMVKETKTFTFTVAPPPIPSLQSTFLLPTLQPIRLPQRRTPTYNKPIGAFFDKKWIREAKDRRRLEMTKPPEGLDLEDVKKVRYADETKDLDLVDWEQSIIMNSLEIPGKEVDILAPRNEYLESGKWITNVIWDATSISPELLESDEEDDTQPEATKRLATKKGGAVAVIKDTKLDPFNISNDPLYEHSRESKYRIRQTFGAIEVFHSMPAKILQLPYFKTTLSKSEARAWHRPALQFPTGVSLTFSKLKSNPSAALNVKKKQMMADPSEKFKTTKDLTLTEQGPFVLLEFSEEYPPIMSNYGMGTTIVNYYRKVDDKDETVPKLDFGQPSILNTGDAEPFLLGYVDRGKVTQVIHNNLIRAPIFRHKPETTDFLCIRQTVNGHVSYHLRPISNIFTVGQTVPNESEVHGPHARKNTNTAKMRLMIIAWLLINKSKQKRFKIGKLLKYFPDQTELQMRQRLKVKGNEFLMYARSPGPNQGYWMLNPDYAFPDERRQVLEMCPPEHACLYEAMQVGARHLYDAGYKKTAEGGHEDEDEAGLDIEQRLAVWSTTHNYKLAEAQKAWLMVHGDGDPTGRGEGFSFLRANMKNYFLRKGETEQGRRLEAEARAGGNPVKISNAEQNRIYEEEKRKVWDLQAAALSNPIPPVLTAAEEEAARNAQPPVMPGLAPKIHRGDSRRAFSRGTSMAATPRGFDSPRDRSPSVFSMDGGESHYSGNPLAGKVLRIKRMVKGKQQVEIVRDPAVIGSYLRRVEEKKIEYYMEHPDELAPTGDDTEDELRKAALRQMLEKNKLNQQRRLMRKKYQSKTLETDNMGIEGIDLEGKRKCGACGAIGHTKANRNCPMFGATNANASVGPSPSNNASGHTPGYGGGFTSMDTSNPAAQQPTSFKIKLGGFEGGQ; this is encoded by the exons ATGGCCTCCGAGGATGaaaccctctcctccctaGGGTCGCTCGGTCTCGGCCGTATCCTCGCCTCCGCAGGTATCGACCCATCATCCATTGGCTCTTTTCTCGGTGATGCAGGACAGTCATCCAAAGAACTCACGCAGGTGGAATtagacgaagatgatgccAAGTTCGAAGATGACATATCAGATGATGAGTTGCctgaggagggagaagaggaaagacgaCAGAGGGAAATAGATCAGGaagcgaggaaaagggaacaGGAAAGGTGGATGAGAAAGGGATtggaaatgatgaagaagagcatggAACAGCAACAAAccaaagacaaaaaaggaaaacaaaaagcagatgatgggaaAACGCAAGAACAACGGGATCtcgaagaagcaaggaaaaTATGGCCGGACTTTGAtaaggggaagaggctgaggatGAGTGAGATCTTTTACGAGACGCCAGCGGATGTCAGAGCATTcgaggcgaagaggaagaaaaggagaacgGAGATGGtcaaagaaacaaaaacgT TTACATTCACCGTCGCCCCTCCACCTATACCGTCTCTTCAATCTACTTTTCTACTTCCGACATTACAACCCATTCGACTCCCACAGCGTAGGACACCAACCTATAATAAACCCATAGGGGCATTTTTCGATAAGAAATGGATCAGGGAAGCTAAAGATCGAAGAAGATTAGAGATGACCAAACCTCCAGAAGGGTTAGATCTAGAGgatgtgaagaaggtcagGTATGCGGACGAGACGAAAGACCTAGATCTGGTGGACTGGGAGCAAAGTATTATAATGAATTCCCT AGAAATACCTGGCAAGGAAGTCGATATCCTCGCACCCCGCAATGAATACCTAGAATCAGGGAAGTGGATCACAAATGTTATTTGGGATGCGACTAGCATCTCTCCTGAATTATTGGAGAGtgacgaagaggacgatACCCAACCTGAAGCGACAAAAAGATTGGCTacaaagaagggaggagcTGTTGCCGTTATAAAGGACACAAAGCTCGACCCTTTCAACATCTCAAACGACCCTCTGTATGAACATTCACGAGAAAGCAAGTATCGCATCCGACAAACATTTGGTGCTATCGAAGTATTCCATTCTATGCCCGCCAAGATTCTTCAGTTACCTTAC TTCAAGACCACTCTCAGCAAATCCGAAGCTCGAGCCTGGCACCGTCCTGCCCTTCAATTCCCGACGGGCGTATCTCTTACATTCTCCAAACTCAAGTCGAATCCTTCAGCCGCGTTGAATGTTAAGAAAAAGCAGATGATGGCAGATCCTTCGGAAAAGTTCAAAACAACAAAGGATCTTACATTGACGGAGCAAGGTCCATTTGTGTTGTTGGAATTTTCG GAGGAGTATCCACCTATCATGAGTAATTATGGTATGGGCACTACTATTGTTAATTATTATCGTAAAGTCGATGATAAAGACGAGACGGTGCCCAAGCTTGACTTTGGCCAGCCTTCAATTCTTAATACTGGAGATGCCGAGCCATTCTTGCTGGGATATGTGGACAGGGGCAAAGTGACTCAAGTGATTCACAACAACCTTATCAGAGCGCCTATCTTTAGGCACAAGCCCGAGACCACGGATTTCTTGTGTATTCG ACAAACTGTCAATGGCCATGTGTCTTATCACCTCCGTCCAATCAGCAACATCTTTACTGTTGGCCAAACTGTTCCTAACGAGTCTGAAGTTCACGGTCCGCATGCGAGAAAGAATACCAATACTGCCAAAATGCGTCTCATGATTATCGCCTGGTTACTGATCAACAAATCCAAACAAAAGAGGTTCAAGATTGGCAAGTTACTGAAGTACTTCCCTGACCAGACAGAGTTACAAATGAGGCAGAGGTTAAAGGTCAAAGGGAAC GAATTTTTGATGTATGCACGGAGTCCTGGTCCCAACCAGGGTTACTGGATGCTCAACCCTGACTATGCCTTCCCCGACGAGCGACGCCAAGTTCTTGAAATGTGCCCTCCAGAACACGCGTGCCTTTACGAAGCTATGCAGGTCGGTGCTCGCCATCTATACGACGCTGGATATAAGAAGACTGCGGAGGGTGGTcatgaggatgaagacgaagccGGATTAGATATTGAGCAACGCCTGGCGGTGTGGTCGACAACACATAATTATAAGTTGGCGGAAGCTCAGAAGGCTTGGTTGATGGTccatggtgatggtgatccGACAGGACGAGGCGAAGGCTTCAGTTTCTTGAGAGCGAATATGAAGAATTACTTTTTGAGGAAAGGTGAAACCGAGCAAGGGAGGAGAT TGGAAGCGGAAGCCAGAGCAGGCGGGAACCCCGTGAAGATCTCCAACGCCGAGCAAAATCGTATTtacgaagaagagaaacgCAAGGTCTGGGATCTTCAGGCAGCGGCACTTAGCAATCCTATCCCACCTGTCCTCACTGCcgccgaggaggaggccGCCCGTAATGCTCAACCCCCTGTGATGCCCGGTCTTGCACCAAAGATTCACCGTGGGGATAGCAGGAGAGCTTTCTCAAGGGGTACTTCCATGGCGGCGACTCCGAGAGGCTTCGATAGTCCAAGAGATAGAAGTCCAAGCGTATTTTCAAtggatggtggagagagtCACTATTCAGGAAATCCTCTGGCTGGTAAAGTGTTGAGGATCAAGAGGATG GTAAAGGGGAAGCAGCAAGTGGAAATCGTAAGAGACCCAGCTGTTATTGGGAGCTACTTGAGAagagttgaggaaaagaagatcgaATATTACATGGAACACCCCGATGAGCTGGCGCCTACGGGTGATGACACCGAGGATGAGCTGAGAAAGGCCGC TCTTCGCCAGATGCTCGAGAAGAACAAGCTGAATCAACAGCGAAGATTAATGAGGAAAAAGTATCAATCAAAGACCCTGGAAACGGACAATATGGGGATTGAGGGCATAGACTTGGAAGGG AAACGAAAATGTGGGGCTTGCGGTGCTATCGGCCATACCA AGGCAAACAGAAACTGTCCCATGTTCGGTGCCACCAATGCCAACGCTTCTGTCGGCCCCTCACCTTCCAACAATGCCAGCGGCCATACGCCTGGCTATGGCGGAGGTTTTACATCCATGGATACAAGCAACCCTGCTGCTCAACAGCCAACCTCCTTCAAGATTAAGCTAGGTGGCTTCGAGGGAGGTCAATAG